Proteins found in one uncultured Desulfuromonas sp. genomic segment:
- a CDS encoding NADH-quinone oxidoreductase subunit D (Catalyzes the transfer of electrons from NADH to quinone), with protein MMNTEVLQDERHHRFVLNMGPQHPSTHGVLRVLLEMEGEYVIEPQPVLGYGHRCHEKIAEFKPAKSFMPNTARMDYLGALIYNHGYALLLEKATGIEVPRRADYIRVITSELNRIQSHLLWFGAYLLDLGAFTPIMYAFDDREEILDILEDVTGSRLTYCYFRVGGVCKDIDDKFVASTRNFIDRLRGRFPLYEELVNGNIILQKRLKGIGEYTPELCARYGVTGPLLRGAGISYDLRRAEPYSVYPEFDFEIPTDPGGDAWASFNVRFREMEQSLRIIEQALDKLPEGPVMAAKVPKKLKIPAGDYNSSVEAPRGELSYYLVADGSDVPYRLKVRTPSYSNLSVVPEMCKGMMIADVVSAMGALDLVIPEIDR; from the coding sequence ATGATGAATACAGAAGTATTGCAAGATGAAAGACATCATCGCTTCGTACTGAATATGGGACCTCAGCATCCCAGTACCCACGGGGTACTTCGCGTGCTGCTGGAGATGGAAGGGGAGTATGTCATTGAGCCCCAACCTGTTCTCGGGTACGGCCATCGGTGTCATGAGAAGATCGCTGAATTCAAGCCGGCCAAGTCATTTATGCCCAATACGGCTCGCATGGATTATCTCGGCGCGTTGATTTATAACCACGGTTATGCCTTGCTGCTGGAGAAAGCAACAGGCATCGAGGTTCCCCGCCGTGCTGACTACATTCGCGTTATCACGTCGGAATTGAACCGCATTCAAAGTCACCTGTTGTGGTTTGGTGCGTATCTGCTCGACCTCGGAGCCTTCACCCCGATCATGTATGCCTTTGATGATCGTGAAGAAATTCTCGATATCCTTGAGGACGTGACCGGTTCCCGCTTGACCTACTGCTACTTCCGGGTTGGTGGTGTCTGCAAGGATATTGACGACAAGTTTGTCGCCTCGACCCGCAATTTTATCGATCGTCTGCGCGGTCGGTTCCCCCTGTATGAGGAGCTGGTCAACGGTAATATCATTTTGCAGAAACGTTTGAAGGGGATCGGCGAATACACGCCTGAACTGTGCGCCCGCTACGGTGTAACCGGCCCGCTGCTGCGTGGTGCCGGTATTTCCTATGACCTGCGTCGCGCTGAGCCTTATTCCGTCTATCCGGAATTCGACTTCGAAATTCCCACGGATCCCGGCGGCGATGCCTGGGCGTCATTCAATGTGCGTTTCCGCGAAATGGAACAAAGTCTGCGCATTATTGAGCAGGCGCTGGACAAATTGCCTGAAGGTCCGGTTATGGCGGCCAAGGTGCCCAAGAAACTTAAAATTCCTGCAGGTGATTACAACAGTTCTGTCGAAGCACCACGTGGTGAACTGTCCTATTACCTGGTGGCCGACGGCAGTGATGTTCCTTATCGTCTGAAAGTGCGTACCCCATCTTATTCCAACCTGAGTGTTGTTCCTGAAATGTGCAAAGGGATGATGATTGCCGACGTTGTTTCGGCAATGGGTGCGCTGGACCTCGTAATCCCCGAGATTGACAGGTAG
- a CDS encoding NADH-quinone oxidoreductase subunit C: MDVTTVVKQWNAVTEKVEAVDYAATGYDYDLSVTGEKLRDFATQMLKDGFYLVDLMAVHVNPAVEVVYQFAHVETRCRVMARAFVNEKSELPTISDIYHGANWHERETRDFHGVVFVGHPNLEPLILAEEDVDLKPLLKSEKALKDAAAVRRAVPSDEAAKPEAAKKPEQS, translated from the coding sequence ATGGATGTGACGACCGTTGTTAAACAGTGGAACGCTGTTACGGAGAAGGTTGAAGCCGTCGATTACGCCGCAACAGGGTATGACTACGACCTGAGCGTGACCGGTGAGAAACTGCGTGACTTTGCCACGCAGATGCTCAAAGACGGTTTTTATCTGGTCGACCTGATGGCCGTGCATGTCAATCCGGCTGTTGAAGTGGTTTATCAGTTTGCTCATGTTGAAACCCGTTGCCGGGTCATGGCGCGTGCATTTGTTAACGAAAAAAGCGAATTGCCGACCATCTCCGATATTTATCACGGTGCAAACTGGCATGAGCGTGAGACGCGCGATTTCCACGGAGTTGTCTTTGTTGGCCATCCCAATCTCGAACCGCTGATTCTGGCGGAAGAGGATGTGGATTTGAAGCCGTTGCTTAAGAGTGAAAAGGCGTTGAAGGATGCTGCGGCCGTACGCCGGGCTGTGCCTTCTGACGAAGCAGCGAAACCTGAAGCCGCCAAGAAACCGGAGCAAAGCTGA
- a CDS encoding NADH-quinone oxidoreductase subunit A produces the protein MAEQYLVDYVYVLVFLIAGIACGLGPLVISRLLAPRVLFRKTLEPYECGMDPYGSAWNIRFDIAYYLYALIFLAFDVDVLYLFPVATAFDKVSAVRGITELVIFVGILSLAVVYAWVKGVFTWPKRKVC, from the coding sequence ATGGCCGAACAGTATTTGGTCGATTATGTCTATGTGTTGGTGTTCCTGATTGCAGGTATTGCCTGCGGTCTGGGACCATTGGTGATCTCCAGGTTGCTTGCGCCTCGTGTGTTGTTTCGCAAGACGCTGGAGCCGTATGAATGTGGGATGGATCCCTATGGGTCGGCCTGGAATATCCGTTTTGATATTGCCTACTATCTGTATGCGCTGATCTTTCTGGCATTCGATGTTGATGTTCTGTACCTGTTCCCGGTGGCCACGGCCTTTGATAAGGTCTCGGCGGTTCGGGGGATTACTGAACTGGTTATTTTTGTAGGTATTTTGTCGCTGGCAGTTGTTTATGCCTGGGTCAAAGGAGTATTCACGTGGCCGAAAAGAAAAGTCTGCTAA
- the nuoB gene encoding NADH-quinone oxidoreductase subunit NuoB: protein MAEKKSLLRVHSYTKECEERYEGALPERTQLSDPGAMVQLELADKILNLCRANSLWPMTFGLACCAIEMMCSGMARFDISRYGAEVFRPSPRQSDLMIVAGTVNKKMAPAVVTLYEQMPAPRYVIALGNCAISGGPFAVEANYDVVLGVDQLIPVDVYVPGCPPRPEALIEGILQLQKKITGKRFPFPQNKMPEGR from the coding sequence GTGGCCGAAAAGAAAAGTCTGCTAAGAGTCCACTCCTACACCAAGGAGTGCGAAGAGCGCTACGAAGGTGCTCTTCCTGAAAGAACACAGCTCAGTGATCCGGGGGCAATGGTGCAGCTGGAGCTGGCTGACAAGATTCTCAATCTGTGTCGTGCCAACTCGCTGTGGCCGATGACCTTTGGTCTGGCATGCTGCGCGATCGAGATGATGTGTTCCGGTATGGCCCGGTTCGATATCTCACGTTACGGTGCTGAAGTGTTTCGTCCGTCACCGCGCCAGTCGGATCTGATGATCGTTGCCGGTACCGTCAATAAGAAGATGGCTCCCGCTGTTGTAACCCTTTACGAGCAGATGCCGGCTCCGCGCTACGTTATCGCTTTGGGTAACTGCGCGATCTCCGGAGGTCCATTTGCCGTTGAAGCAAATTACGACGTGGTGCTCGGCGTTGACCAACTGATTCCGGTCGATGTCTATGTGCCGGGTTGCCCGCCTCGCCCTGAAGCGCTGATTGAAGGTATCCTCCAATTGCAGAAGAAGATTACCGGTAAGCGCTTCCCGTTCCCGCAAAATAAAATGCCGGAGGGTCGCTGA